In the genome of Lycorma delicatula isolate Av1 chromosome 8, ASM4794821v1, whole genome shotgun sequence, one region contains:
- the Mer gene encoding ezrin/radixin/moesin family protein merlin: protein MKDRMSPFGRKKIGKSFPVKVCTLDAELEFNLEWRATGRDLFDLVCRTIGLRETWYFGLQYEDSKGFIAWLKLDKKVQDQAISQQPTTTFMFLAKFYPEDVAEELVQEVTQHLFFLQVKQAILSMDIYCPPEASVLLASYAVQAKYGDYDETTYKPGMLASEDLLPQRVIDQYQMTPEMWEDRIKIWYADHRGMSRDEAEMEYLKIAQDLDMYGVNYFPISNKKGTDLWLGVTALGLNMYEKENKLTPKTTFPWSEIRHVSFDDKKFVIKPVDKSAPNCVFFTSKVRMNKLILDLCMGNHDLFMRRRKPDSMEVQQMKTQAKEEKFRRQMERNKLAREKQLREAAEREKAAMEQRLLQYQEEIRLANEALRRSEKTADLLAEKSRVAEEEAMLLSQKAAEAEQEITRIRLSAMKTEEEKVHLERKTREAEQLTARLVDESERCAAEANRLKDELHRARLAEKQAKEKLLEFLSRNAYINSSLSTLYPDPAIASTDAAIAYNNGSVAALFTASGLDLQSTQLDIEQALASHDLSSYDLIHTDNDMEQLSLEIEKERVDYLKKSKHLQDQLRDLRSEIEVLKVGEKQNELDALHNEQVRLGETKYSTLRKVKSGSTKSRVAFFEEL, encoded by the coding sequence atgaaagatAGAATGTCTCCTTTTGGGCGAAAGAAAATAGGTAAATCATTTCCTGTAAAAGTTTGCACATTGGATGCAGAActtgaatttaatttagaatgGCGTGCTACCGGAAGAGATCTTTTTGACTTGGTTTGTCGTACAATTGGTCTTAGAGAAACATGGTATTTTGGATTACAGTATGAAGATTCAAAAGGTTTTATTGCTTGGctgaaattagataaaaaagtaCAAGATCAAGCGATATCGCAGCAACCTACTACTACTTTTATGTTTCTTGCCAAGTTTTATCCTGAAGATGTTGCAGAAGAATTAGTTCAAGAAGTAACACaacatcttttctttttacaAGTAAAACAAGCGATACTGTCTATGGATATATATTGCCCTCCAGAAGCTTCAGTTTTACTTGCATCTTATGCGGTGCAAGCGAAATATGGAGATTATGATGAAACAACCTATAAACCAGGTATGTTAGCCAGTGAAGATTTACTTCCTCAAAGAGTAATTGATCAGTATCAGATGACTCCTGAAATGTGGgaagatagaataaaaatttggtatGCTGATCACAGAGGAATGTCAAGAGATGAAGCtgaaatggaatatttaaaaattgctcAAGATCTAGATATGTATGGTgtaaattattttcctattagtaataaaaaaggaactgaTTTATGGTTAGGTGTTACCGCATTAGGTTTGAATatgtatgaaaaagaaaataaattaaccccTAAAACAACATTTCCATGGTCTGAAATAAGACATGTtagttttgatgataaaaaatttgtaattaagccTGTCGATAAATCGGCGCCcaattgtgtattttttacatcaaaagttagaatgaacaaattaatattagatcTGTGTATGGGCAATCATGATTTATTTATGCGGAGACGTAAACCAGATTCTATGGAAGTACAACAAATGAAAACACAagctaaagaagaaaaatttagacGTCAGATGGAACGTAATAAATTAGCAAGAGAAAAACAATTAAGAGAAGCTGCTGAAAGAGAAAAGGCTGCAATGGAACAAAGACTTCTTCAGTATCAGGAAGAAATTAGATTAGCGAACGAAGCATTAAGAAGATCAGAAAAAACAGCCGATTTATTAGCAGAAAAATCTAGAGTTGCTGAAGAAGAAGCAATGCTCTTAAGTCAGAAAGCTGCTGAGGCAGAGCAAGAGATTACACGTATTAGATTATCAGCTATGAAAACTGAAGAAGAAAAGGttcatttagaaagaaaaactagAGAGGCTGAACAGTTAACCGCAAGACTAGTAGATGAGTCTGAGAGGTGTGCAGCCGAAGCAAATCGTTTGAAAGATGAATTACACAGAGCTCGTCTTGCTGAAAAGCAAGCgaaagaaaaattgttagaatttttGTCACGTAATGCTTATATTAATTCAAGTTTATCTACCTTATACCCTGATCCTGCAATTGCATCGACAGATGCAGCAATAGCGTATAATAATGGTAGTGTAGCAGCCCTCTTTACAGCTTCTGGTCTTGATTTACAATCAACCCAGTTAGATATTGAACAAGCATTAGCATCACATGATTTATCATCATATGATCTCATTCACACAGATAACGATATGGAACAGTTATCATTAGAAATTGAAAAGGAGCgtgtagattatttaaaaaagagtaaaCATTTACAAGATCAACTACGTGATTTAAGATCTGAAATAGAAGTTTTAAAAGTTGGTGAAAAACAAAATGAACTTGATGCATTACATAATGAACAAGTTAGATTAGGTGAAACAAAATATTCAACTCTAAGAAAAGTTAAATCTGGTTCTACTAAATCACGTGTAGCTTTCTTTGAAGAGTTATAG